In Myxococcus stipitatus, the following are encoded in one genomic region:
- a CDS encoding Re/Si-specific NAD(P)(+) transhydrogenase subunit alpha, translating to MLACMIIAIPRETVPGERRVALVAESVKRLVGKKHEVVVEAGAGLGAECSDEEFRGAGARIESSTEAVYAAADVLLKIQPPEAAEVERLKADSVLVSLAYPMSNPKLAKEVARRKVTLLATDMIPRTTLAQMMDVLSSQATIAGYRAVLLAAEALPRLFPMLMTAAGTIPPAKVLVLGAGVAGLQAIATARRLGAVVEAYDVRKVVKEQVESLGARFVNIDIEDAAGSGGYAKELSDEAKRKQAEVLAAHVAKSDAVITTALVPGRRAPLLLPADMVRRMKSGSVVVDIAAEQGGNCELTRPGERYRTETGVTVIGERNLPSQLSVHASAMYSRNMEKLLGHVTDKDGVLKLDVSDEIVKGMLITRGGDVVHPAVADVAMREG from the coding sequence ATGCTGGCATGCATGATCATCGCCATCCCCCGTGAAACAGTGCCGGGCGAAAGGCGGGTCGCGCTCGTGGCGGAGAGCGTGAAACGCCTCGTCGGCAAGAAGCACGAAGTGGTGGTTGAGGCGGGTGCGGGCCTGGGCGCGGAGTGCTCCGACGAGGAGTTCCGCGGTGCGGGCGCACGCATCGAATCGAGCACCGAGGCCGTCTACGCCGCGGCCGATGTGCTGCTCAAAATCCAGCCGCCAGAGGCGGCGGAGGTGGAGCGGCTCAAGGCGGATTCGGTGTTGGTGAGCCTGGCATATCCCATGTCGAATCCGAAGCTGGCGAAGGAGGTGGCGCGGCGGAAGGTGACGCTGCTGGCCACGGACATGATTCCGCGCACGACGTTGGCGCAGATGATGGATGTGCTCAGCTCGCAGGCCACCATCGCGGGCTATCGCGCGGTGCTGCTGGCGGCGGAGGCGCTGCCCCGGTTGTTCCCCATGCTGATGACGGCGGCCGGCACCATTCCTCCCGCGAAGGTGCTGGTGCTGGGCGCGGGAGTGGCGGGCTTGCAGGCCATCGCCACGGCGCGCCGGCTGGGCGCGGTGGTGGAGGCGTACGACGTCCGCAAGGTGGTGAAGGAGCAGGTGGAGAGCCTGGGCGCGCGCTTCGTCAACATCGACATCGAGGACGCGGCCGGCTCCGGCGGCTATGCGAAGGAGCTGAGCGACGAGGCCAAACGCAAGCAGGCCGAGGTGCTGGCGGCGCACGTGGCGAAGTCGGACGCGGTCATCACCACGGCGCTGGTTCCGGGACGGCGCGCGCCGCTGCTCCTGCCCGCGGACATGGTGCGGCGGATGAAGAGCGGCTCGGTGGTGGTGGATATCGCCGCGGAACAGGGCGGCAACTGTGAGCTGACGCGGCCCGGAGAGCGCTACCGCACGGAGACAGGGGTCACCGTCATCGGTGAGCGCAACCTGCCCAGTCAGCTCTCGGTGCATGCGAGCGCGATGTACTCACGCAACATGGAGAAGTTGCTCGGGCACGTCACCGACAAGGACGGCGTGCTCAAGCTGGATGTCTCGGATGAAATCGTGAAGGGCATGCTCATCACCCGTGGCGGGGACGTGGTCCACCCGGCCGTGGCGGATGTGGCCATGAGGGAGGGGTGA